A genome region from Thermococcus onnurineus NA1 includes the following:
- a CDS encoding putative RNA uridine N3 methyltransferase, whose amino-acid sequence MAWHIFIPDSLLEETDDPKIRTYKVGQIARAAAIFGIEHIWIYRAGGKDGRFIKLILEYAETPQYLRKRLFPLMPELKYVGVIPPLRTPHHKLKGKPKVGEIREGFAFRRGRRVYADIGLDELALVGGDVEGRATFRIVSTRPLRVIPAKPEEYWGYRVHLTKKSLAKTLKKAGLDLAIATSRKGQDIREVKLPPLEGEVGFIFGSPRKGVMELLGEEDYSFDLILNTIPNQRTATVRTEEAVLATLAVFNLIRRD is encoded by the coding sequence ATGGCCTGGCACATCTTCATTCCGGATTCGCTACTAGAAGAGACCGATGACCCGAAAATCAGGACGTACAAGGTTGGGCAGATAGCAAGGGCAGCAGCAATATTCGGTATCGAGCACATCTGGATTTACAGGGCCGGCGGGAAGGACGGAAGGTTCATCAAGCTCATCCTCGAGTATGCGGAAACGCCCCAGTACCTCAGGAAGAGGCTCTTTCCCCTCATGCCTGAACTCAAGTACGTTGGCGTGATTCCCCCGCTCAGAACGCCCCACCACAAGCTCAAAGGCAAGCCCAAGGTTGGAGAAATCCGTGAGGGCTTCGCCTTCAGGAGGGGGCGGAGGGTCTACGCCGACATCGGTCTCGACGAGCTCGCTTTGGTAGGGGGGGACGTTGAGGGGCGTGCAACGTTCAGAATTGTCTCAACGAGACCGCTCAGGGTCATACCAGCGAAGCCAGAAGAGTACTGGGGATACAGGGTGCACCTCACGAAAAAGTCCTTAGCAAAAACACTTAAAAAGGCCGGGCTTGACTTGGCAATCGCCACCTCCAGGAAGGGGCAAGACATTCGAGAGGTGAAGCTTCCCCCGCTCGAGGGGGAGGTCGGATTCATCTTCGGCTCACCGAGGAAGGGTGTGATGGAGCTCCTCGGCGAGGAGGATTATTCCTTTGATCTAATCCTCAACACCATTCCAAATCAGCGGACAGCTACCGTCCGCACCGAGGAGGCCGTGCTGGCCACCCTCGCGGTGTTTAATCTCATAAGGAGGGATTGA
- a CDS encoding 50S ribosomal protein L3 translates to MGKIHRPRRGSLAYSPRKRAKSIVPRIRKWPKDSEVRMLGFAGYKAGMTHILMIDDRPGLTKGKEIFMPVTVVEVPPLFVYGIRAYRQGYLGLETATEVWFHELNDYVKRRIKTLPKDYNEEAFQAKLGQLEDLVNDGEIVDVRLLVHTQPWLIKLKKKPEVMEYAIGGDDVKAKFDYAKEKIGKELRASEVLHEGELLDVIAVTKGKGTQGPVKRWGIKIQFHKAQRAGKGRHVGNLGPWHPTRVMWTVPQAGQMGFHHRTEFNKRLIAIGENGKLKLDEKNEIEITPKGGFPHYGIIRSDFLMIQGTIPGSFKRIIRVRPAIRPPKKKPPVERPQITYISRESKQ, encoded by the coding sequence ATGGGAAAAATACACAGGCCAAGGAGAGGTTCACTGGCTTACTCCCCGAGAAAGAGGGCTAAGAGCATAGTTCCGAGAATCAGGAAGTGGCCGAAGGACAGTGAGGTCAGGATGCTCGGTTTCGCCGGCTACAAGGCTGGCATGACCCACATCCTCATGATAGACGACAGGCCAGGGCTCACCAAGGGCAAGGAAATATTCATGCCGGTCACGGTAGTCGAGGTCCCGCCGCTCTTCGTCTACGGCATCAGGGCCTACAGGCAGGGCTACCTCGGACTTGAGACAGCCACCGAGGTCTGGTTCCACGAGCTCAACGACTACGTCAAGAGGAGGATAAAGACCCTGCCGAAGGACTACAACGAGGAGGCCTTCCAGGCCAAGCTTGGCCAGCTCGAGGACCTCGTTAACGACGGCGAGATAGTTGACGTTAGGCTTCTCGTCCACACTCAGCCGTGGCTCATCAAGCTCAAGAAGAAGCCCGAGGTCATGGAGTACGCCATCGGCGGTGACGACGTCAAGGCCAAGTTTGACTACGCCAAGGAGAAGATAGGCAAGGAGCTCCGCGCGAGCGAGGTTCTCCACGAGGGAGAGCTTCTCGACGTCATAGCAGTCACCAAGGGCAAGGGAACCCAGGGTCCAGTCAAGAGGTGGGGAATAAAGATCCAGTTCCACAAGGCCCAGAGGGCTGGAAAGGGTAGGCACGTCGGCAACCTTGGTCCATGGCACCCGACCAGGGTCATGTGGACCGTCCCGCAGGCTGGACAGATGGGCTTCCACCACAGGACTGAGTTCAACAAGAGGCTCATCGCCATAGGCGAGAACGGCAAGCTCAAGCTCGACGAGAAGAACGAGATAGAGATTACCCCGAAGGGAGGCTTCCCGCACTACGGCATCATAAGGAGCGACTTCCTCATGATACAGGGTACTATACCGGGTTCCTTCAAGAGGATAATCAGGGTCAGGCCGGCTATAAGGCCGCCGAAGAAGAAGCCGCCCGTTGAGAGGCCGCAGATAACCTACATCAGTAGGGAATCCAAGCAGTGA
- the rpl4p gene encoding 50S ribosomal protein L4 produces the protein MKVKVFNLEGEPVEEIELPNVFATPFRPDLIRRAVIASWTHRIQPQGRDPLAGKRRVTENIGKGHGMARVERIKTSPRFAAFVPFARGGRRTHPPKVEKIIWEDINKKERRLAIMSAIAATANYDLVRARGHIVDNVPQVPLVVVNDLEKVFKTAQTREIFKKLGVWDDIERAKKNTKIRAGKGKMRGRRYKKAKGPLIVVAKNEGIVQGARNHPGVDVVTVENLGVELLAPGTHPGRLTIWTKGAIERLREIYG, from the coding sequence ATGAAGGTTAAGGTTTTCAATCTCGAAGGCGAGCCAGTCGAGGAGATAGAGCTTCCAAATGTCTTCGCCACTCCCTTCAGGCCCGACCTCATCAGGAGGGCTGTCATTGCCTCATGGACCCACAGAATTCAGCCCCAGGGTAGGGACCCGCTCGCTGGAAAGAGAAGGGTCACCGAGAACATCGGAAAGGGCCACGGAATGGCAAGGGTTGAGAGGATAAAGACCTCTCCGAGGTTTGCCGCCTTCGTCCCATTCGCGAGGGGTGGAAGGAGGACCCACCCGCCAAAGGTCGAGAAGATAATCTGGGAGGACATCAACAAGAAGGAGCGCAGGCTCGCCATCATGAGCGCCATAGCTGCCACCGCCAACTACGACCTTGTTAGGGCTAGAGGTCACATCGTTGACAACGTCCCGCAGGTTCCGCTCGTTGTCGTTAACGACCTCGAGAAGGTCTTCAAGACCGCCCAGACTAGGGAGATCTTCAAGAAGCTCGGCGTCTGGGATGACATAGAGAGAGCCAAGAAGAATACCAAGATAAGGGCCGGTAAGGGTAAGATGCGCGGAAGGCGCTACAAGAAGGCCAAGGGCCCGCTCATCGTTGTCGCCAAGAACGAGGGAATCGTCCAGGGAGCCAGGAACCACCCGGGTGTTGACGTCGTCACCGTCGAGAACCTCGGCGTCGAGCTGCTCGCTCCGGGTACCCACCCGGGAAGGCTCACCATCTGGACCAAGGGCGCTATAGAGAGGCTTAGGGAGATTTACGGGTGA
- a CDS encoding 50S ribosomal protein L23 has product MDPYKVIIRPVVTEKAVAMIENENKLTFIVDRRATKQDIKRAVEAMFDVKVEKVNTLITMRGEKKAYVKLKPEYSASEIAARIGLF; this is encoded by the coding sequence ATGGACCCATACAAGGTTATTATCAGGCCGGTCGTCACCGAGAAGGCCGTTGCCATGATCGAGAACGAGAACAAGCTCACCTTCATAGTTGACAGGCGCGCCACCAAGCAGGACATCAAGAGGGCCGTGGAAGCGATGTTCGACGTCAAGGTCGAGAAGGTCAACACCCTCATCACCATGAGGGGAGAGAAGAAGGCCTATGTGAAGCTCAAGCCTGAGTACAGTGCAAGTGAGATTGCTGCCAGGATAGGATTGTTCTGA